Proteins from a genomic interval of Quercus lobata isolate SW786 chromosome 11, ValleyOak3.0 Primary Assembly, whole genome shotgun sequence:
- the LOC115967444 gene encoding probable amidase At4g34880: MASNSKPQFFLFSSLLILLPILSSGSLNTVTGHGFSIEEASVHDIQLAFKQNQLTSRQLVEFYQKQIHRLNPILKGVIEVNPEALHLADKADSERKSKAPGSLSGLHGIPILLKDNIATKDKLNTTAGSYALLGSVVPRDAGVVTKLRKAGAIIIGKASLSEWSQFRSFYVPNGWSGRGGQGKNPYVLSADPCGSSSGSAISVAANLVAVSLGSETDGSIICPSSSNSVVGIKPTIGLTSRSGVVPISPRQDTIGPICRTISDAVYVLDEIVGLDYNDKATIKASKYIPHGGYKQFLKVNGLKGKRLGIVRKPFYNFGNDTFLKKIFAQHLDTLRQESAILVDNLEIANIDVILNIGTSEMTALIIEFKQALNKYLKELVASPVRTLADAIAFNKKFSDLEKIKEYKQNLFLEAQATNGSSNKEKTALQDMARLTRDGFVKLMIKHNLHALVTPYLGPYGVSVTSVLAIGGFPGISVPAGYDSKGVPFGICFGGLKGSEPKLIEISYGFEQATKIRKPPSFKP, encoded by the exons ATGGCTAGCAATTCAAAGCCacaattttttctcttctcatcACTGCTTATTCTTCTACCTATATTATCTTCTGGGTCGCTCAATACTGTTACAGGCCATGGGTTCTCAATAGAAGAAGCAAGTGTACATGACATCCAACTCGCTTTCAAGCAAAACCAACTCACCTCAAGGCAACTCGTTGAGTTctaccaaaaacaaatacacaGACTCAACCCAATCCTTAAGGGCGTCATAGAGGTGAACCCAGAAGCACTACACCTAGCTGATAAGGCTGACTCCGAGCGCAAATCAAAAGCACCTGGGTCACTCTCTGGGTTACATGGTATTCCCATCCTGCTCAAGGATAATATTGCAACCAAGGATAAGCTGAACACTACGGCTGGCTCTTATGCATTGCTAGGCTCAGTGGTGCCTAGAGATGCTGGAGTGGTGACCAAGCTGAGGAAAGCTGGGGCTATCATCATAGGAAAGGCTAGCTTAAGCGAGTGGTCTCAATTCAGGTCGTTCTATGTACCCAATGGTTGGAGCGGCAGAGGTGGCCAAGGAAAG AATCCCTATGTTCTGTCGGCAGATCCATGTGGGTCAAGTAGTGGATCAGCTATATCAGTGGCTGCAAATTTGGTGGCAGTGTCATTGGGGTCTGAGACAGATGGCTCTATTATTTGCCCATCCAGTTCTAACTCAGTTGTGGGCATTAAACCAACAATTGGTCTCACAAGCCGTTCTGGGGTCGTCCCAATCTCTCCTAGGCAGGACACTATTGG GCCTATTTGCAGGACCATATCAGATGCTGTTTACGTTCTTGATGAGATTGTTGGTCTGGACTACAACGATAAAGCAACCATTAAAGCATCAAAGTACATTCCACATGGTGGCTATAAACAATTTCTTAAGGTTAATGGGCTTAAGGGGAAGCGATTGGGAATAGTGAGAAAACCCTTTTacaatttcggcaatgacaccttcttaaaaaaaatatttgcacaGCATCTTGATACACTAAG GCAAGAAAGTGCAATTTTGGTGGACAATCTTGAAATAGCTAACATTGATGTTATCTTGAATATTGGCACCTCGGAAATGACAGCATTGATAATAGAGTTCAAACAGGCCTTgaacaaatatttaaaagaacTGGTGGCTTCCCCAGTGCGTACCTTGGCTGATGCTATAGCCTTCAACAAGAAGTTCTCAGATTTG GAAAAAATCAAGGAATATAAGCAGAACCTCTTTCTAGAAGCTCAAGCCACAAATGGGTCTAGTAACAAAGAGAAGACAGCATTACAAGATATGGCAAGGCTGACGAGAGATGGTTTTGTGAAGTTGATGATAAAGCATAACCTTCATGCATTGGTGACTCCATATTTAGGACCTTATGGTGTTAGTGTTACTTCTGTCCTCGCAATTGGGGGCTTCCCTGGAATTAGTGTCCCTGCAGGATATGATAGTAAAGGTGTGCCATTTGGTATTTGCTTTGGGGGACTTAAAGGTTCAGAGCCAAAGTTGATTGAAATCTCATATGGCTTCGAGCAAGCTACTAAGATTAGGAAGCCTCCTTCATTTAAACCTTGA